In Dromiciops gliroides isolate mDroGli1 chromosome 4, mDroGli1.pri, whole genome shotgun sequence, one DNA window encodes the following:
- the LOC122755947 gene encoding 40S ribosomal protein S19-like — translation MPGVTVKDVNQQEFVRALAAFLKKSGKLKVPEWVDTVKLAKHKELAPYDENWFYTRAASTACHLYLRGGAGVGSMTKIYGGRQRNSVMPSHFSRGSKSVARRVLQALEGLKMVEKDQDGGRKLTPQGQRDLDRIAGQVAAANKKH, via the coding sequence ATGCCCGGAGTCACGGTGAAGGACGTGAACCAGCAGGAGTTCGTCCGGGCCCTGGCTGCCTTCCTGAAAAAGTCCGGGAAGCTGAAAGTCCCCGAATGGGTGGACACGGTCAAGCTGGCCAAGCACAAGGAGCTGGCGCCCTATGACGAGAACTGGTTCTACACGCGCGCTGCCTCCACCGCCTGCCACTTGTACCTCCGAGGCGGGGCGGGGGTGGGATCCATGACCAAGATTTACGGCGGGCGCCAGCGCAACAGTGTCATGCCCAGTCACTTCAGCAGAGGTTCCAAGAGCGTGGCCAGGAGGGTCCTGCAGGCCCTGGAAGGcctcaagatggtggagaaggaCCAGGATGGGGGCCGGAAGCTGACACCTCAGGGACAGAGAGACCTGGACAGAATCGCCGGACAGGTGGCTGCTGCCAACAAGAAACATTAG